In Pan troglodytes isolate AG18354 chromosome 5, NHGRI_mPanTro3-v2.0_pri, whole genome shotgun sequence, the sequence aaaaaaaaaaccacttctgACTTACATACTTATAGTTGAAAGGTCAAATTATGCAAGGTTGAGCTTCTGGGAGAGCCAATGAGATTTAGGAGTTCAGAAATGGCCTATCGTATATTCAGACACTAAAAGAACCAATCAGAAACCGAAACTCAGCCAGCCTCATTTGCATATACACGAAATAAATAATGAGGGCGTTTGGGTTCACCAGCATTTTCCTATGGTCATTTGACGGTATCACTTCGGCTGCGAACATGCCTGAACCAGCTAAGTCAGCTCCCGCCCCGAAGAAGGGCTCCAAGAAGGCGGTGACCAAGGCACAGAAGAAGGATGGCAAGAAGCGCAAGCGCAGCCGCAAGGAGAGCTATTCCGTGTACGTGTACAAGGTGCTGAAGCAGGTCCACCCCGACACCGGCATCTCGTCCAAGGCTATGGGGATTATGAACTCCTTCGTCAACGACATTTTCGAGCGCATTGCAGGCGAGGCTTCCCGCCTGGCGCATTATAACAAGCGCTCGACCATCACTTCCAGGGAGATCCAAACGGCTGTGCGCCTGCTGCTACCCGGGGAGCTGGCCAAACACGCGGTGTCGGAGGGCACCAAGGCGGTCACCAAGTACACCAGCTCCAAGTAAACTAGTTACCTGGGTAAAAGCGCCAACGACCCAAAGGCTCTTCTAAGAGCCACCCATGTTGTCATTTAAAGATCTGTAATTTTCCAGACTTGGCATTGGCAAGGTAAAATGGCTAAGCAACACATGGGATACTAAGGGTTTACTAAAACATCCAagttcggccgggcgcagtggctcacgcctgta encodes:
- the H2BC10 gene encoding histone H2B type 1-C/E/F/G/I — encoded protein: MPEPAKSAPAPKKGSKKAVTKAQKKDGKKRKRSRKESYSVYVYKVLKQVHPDTGISSKAMGIMNSFVNDIFERIAGEASRLAHYNKRSTITSREIQTAVRLLLPGELAKHAVSEGTKAVTKYTSSK